GGAAAAAACCTGGAGGCAAAACGGCTTGAAGACAGAGTAACCTACGATTTGGAAATGATGCGGGAACTGGGATATTGCTCAGGAATTGAGAACTATTCCAGATATTTTGACGGACGTGACACCGGTAGTCGCCCCTTCTGTTTGATCGATTATTTTCCGGATGATTTTTTGTTGGTTGTTGATGAAAGTCATGTGACGATTCCTCAGGTAAGAGCAATGTACGGTGGAGATCGATCACGGAAGCATAATCTTGTAGAATATGGATTCAGACTGCCTTCAGCCATGGATAACAGGCCTCTTAAATTCGATGAATTTGAGAGTATAATTGGTCAAGCCATATATGTAAGTGCAACCCCTGCCGATTATGAATTAATGCTTTCGGATGGTATTTATGTCGAACAAATAATCAGGCCGACCGGGCTATTGGATCCGGTTATTGAAGTACGCCCAAGTCAAAATCAGATTGATGATTTGCTTCATGAAATAGAAAGAGTAGTGAGCCAAAATGAACGTGTTTTGATTACGACCCTTACCAAAAGAATGGCGGAAGAACTTACAAAATACATGACTCGTCTGAACATCAAATGCAGTTATATTCATTCGGACGTAGAAACGCTTGATCGGGTTGAAATTTTAAGAGACTTAAGACTTGGTGTTTACGACGTATTGGTTGGCGTAAATTTATTAAGAGAAGGCCTGGATTTACCGGAAGTCGCGCTCGTTGCAATTTTGGATGCGGATAAGGAGGGATTCCTCAGATCAGCAAGGTCACTGACACAAACGGCCGGGCGGGCTGCCCGAAATTTGGGAAGCAGAGTAATTATGTACGCTGATAAAATTACAAAGTCGATGCAAATAACCATGGATGAAACTGATAGGAGAAGGGAAAAACAAATTGCATACAATACTAAATATAATATTACGCCAACACAGATCACCAAGTCCAGAGAGTCAATTATGGGACAATCTGCTGTTGCCAATACAAAAGCATACATTAAATCTTTTGAACATACCATTGCAGCTGATCCTGTCGTAAAATATATGAATAAAGATCAGATCAACAAAGCTATTCAGAATAATAAGAAACAAATGGAAGCAGCAGTAAAAGAACTTGACTTCATAACAGCCGCAAGACTAAGGGATGAAATAAACGATTTAAAAAAATTGTTAGCCGAAAAATAATGCAAACTCATTTTTTGTATTTATTAACTATTTTTTGTAGATAAATTATTACAAACATAGATGTCCAATAACTAAAATATACTATTTTTACATCAAATTAATTTGGCTCGAACTGAGTCTTGCGCGAATATTAAATACTAACTACATGAAAAAAAAGATTCTTATTATTGACGATGAGCTCAGCATCCGTATGTTATTGGAGAATTTCCTTAAAAGGGAATACAATGTTGTGACAAAGAATGACGGGATGGAAGGACTAACTTGGTTGGAAGAAGGGAATATACCTGATTTAATAGTAGCTGACATACAAATGCCTAATTTGGATGGATATGATTTCATTAAAAATTTGCGCGCAAGTGGTTATTTTAAGCACATCCCATTAATCATGTTATCTGGAATAGAAAGTACAGCGGAGAAAATTAAATGCTTAAAATTGGGTGCCGACGATTATATCGTAAAACCATTTAATCCTGAAGAGTTATCCATCAGAATTGAATTACTCATCTCTAGGAAATCATAATTCAATCGTTAACTTTGAATTTGATGGAAAACGGAACTAAAAAGAAATTAAATATTCTTTATATCGGTGGCAATCAGGAAGTCATCAAGAAATATCAGGATTCGTCCCTTCTTTTCGGTATTATTTTAACTGAAAATGGACTTGAGGCGATCAATAAACTTAGGACTCTTGAGGAATTGGATGGGATAATTTCAGAGGCACATCTACCAGGCATAAATGGGATAGAAGTTTTCAGAATGATCAGAAATGAAGGCATGCACCCTAAAACGCCATTTATTCTCATTACACACGAACAGGACGAGAAGCTTTATAAACTTGCAATTAAAGAACGAATTGATGATTTTTACATCATTCCGATAAATATTGAGGAAATTTATACCCGTATTGAATTTCTAAAATCTTTTAAAGCAAATTACTCAAAAGAGAAGGTTACAAAAAAGAACGTTCATGATTATAGTGTGCCGATCATAAAACGATTATTTGACATCATGGTTTCAGGCTTCGCCTTATTGCTCCTATCTCCTGTTTTTATTTTTGCTGCCCTTGCAATCAGGCTTGAATCAAAAGGTAAGGTTTACTACACATCAAAAAGAGTAGGTACTGGATATAAAATATTCGATTTTTACAAATTCAGATCAATGTATCATGGATCGGATGCCAGATTGAAAGAATTAGATCATCTCAATCAATATTCTAAAAACAATCATGAACAGGATTCGAATAATGCAGACGATTATTTAAAGAATCAATGTCCAAGGTGTTCAAAGTTAAAGAAAGGACTCTATTGCTCACCCACTCTTTATACAGGTGGACATAAAGTTTGCGAATATTGGTACAATGAACTTAAAAAATCTTCTGAATCATCAACATTTATTAAAATTAAAGATGACCCACGCGTAACCAAGATTGGGAAGATTATTAGAAACACAAGCATTGATGAACTCCCTCAATTAATCAATGTTTTAAAAGGCGATATGTCGATTGTTGGTAATCGGCCATTGCCTTTATACGAAGCTGAATTATTAACATCCGACGATTGGAGTGAAAGGTTCTTAGGTCCGGCTGGAATTACTGGACTATGGCAAGTAGAATTGAGAGGAAGAAAGGGCGAAATGTCTGAAGAAGAACGGAAAGTTTTAGACAATCATTATGCTAAAACTTATTCTTTTTGGGGTGATATTAAGCTGATATTGCGAACAATTCCAGCTCTTTTTCAAAAAGAAAACGTATAATAGTTTACTTTTTGAATTTACAAACAGTTCTTATATAGGTAAATTTTAACATATTACATAATACTTAACTGTTAAAAACTCTTTAATAACTATTTGAATTTGCCTTAATTATTTATCATAAAATAATTGTAGTTTGTTTAGTTGAAAATTTATAATTTTAAATATCATAATTCTTCGAAAAAACAGAACCCATGGTTTGTTGGAATAAACTCTTAATAAAAATATCAGTTCCTCTTTTTTTCATTGCCTTTACTTCTGTTGTGGAAGCTCAAGTGATAGACAGTTCGATGTTTTTTAATCCAATTAGAGATAACATAGCGCAAAAGCTGCCTCCTCTTGAAGCCCTTATTGATTCAGCTATTGCTAATTCGCCACAAATTAAAATGGATGAATTAAATGCAGATTTCACAAGATATGAAATTATATCCGCTAAAAGACAATGGCTTCAGCATTGGGGATTAGACATGATTGTTAATTATGGTAATTACCTCTATAGTGAACGTGATGAGTTTGTAAAAAAG
The DNA window shown above is from Bacteroidota bacterium and carries:
- the uvrB gene encoding excinuclease ABC subunit UvrB produces the protein MKFELTSDFEPTGDQPEAIKQLMEGVLRGDKAQTLLGVTGSGKTFTIANVINQLNRPILVLSHNKTLAAQLYGEFKQFFPNNAVEYFVSYYDYYQPEAYLPVTNTYIEKDLSINDEIEKLRLSTTSSLLSGRRDVIVVSSVSCIYGIGNPDDFTNNVIRLKLGDKIGRNVFLHALVTSLYSRNEIALNRSNFRVKGDTVDVFPAYSDICYRIVFWGDEIEELETFDPVTGKSILSMEDMTIYPANIFVTSKDKMIQSIYNIQDDLVKQVAYFKEIGKNLEAKRLEDRVTYDLEMMRELGYCSGIENYSRYFDGRDTGSRPFCLIDYFPDDFLLVVDESHVTIPQVRAMYGGDRSRKHNLVEYGFRLPSAMDNRPLKFDEFESIIGQAIYVSATPADYELMLSDGIYVEQIIRPTGLLDPVIEVRPSQNQIDDLLHEIERVVSQNERVLITTLTKRMAEELTKYMTRLNIKCSYIHSDVETLDRVEILRDLRLGVYDVLVGVNLLREGLDLPEVALVAILDADKEGFLRSARSLTQTAGRAARNLGSRVIMYADKITKSMQITMDETDRRREKQIAYNTKYNITPTQITKSRESIMGQSAVANTKAYIKSFEHTIAADPVVKYMNKDQINKAIQNNKKQMEAAVKELDFITAARLRDEINDLKKLLAEK
- a CDS encoding response regulator transcription factor, which translates into the protein MKKKILIIDDELSIRMLLENFLKREYNVVTKNDGMEGLTWLEEGNIPDLIVADIQMPNLDGYDFIKNLRASGYFKHIPLIMLSGIESTAEKIKCLKLGADDYIVKPFNPEELSIRIELLISRKS
- a CDS encoding sugar transferase, translated to MENGTKKKLNILYIGGNQEVIKKYQDSSLLFGIILTENGLEAINKLRTLEELDGIISEAHLPGINGIEVFRMIRNEGMHPKTPFILITHEQDEKLYKLAIKERIDDFYIIPINIEEIYTRIEFLKSFKANYSKEKVTKKNVHDYSVPIIKRLFDIMVSGFALLLLSPVFIFAALAIRLESKGKVYYTSKRVGTGYKIFDFYKFRSMYHGSDARLKELDHLNQYSKNNHEQDSNNADDYLKNQCPRCSKLKKGLYCSPTLYTGGHKVCEYWYNELKKSSESSTFIKIKDDPRVTKIGKIIRNTSIDELPQLINVLKGDMSIVGNRPLPLYEAELLTSDDWSERFLGPAGITGLWQVELRGRKGEMSEEERKVLDNHYAKTYSFWGDIKLILRTIPALFQKENV